A single genomic interval of Spinacia oleracea cultivar Varoflay chromosome 6, BTI_SOV_V1, whole genome shotgun sequence harbors:
- the LOC110795231 gene encoding hsp70-Hsp90 organizing protein 2 yields the protein MADEAKAKGNAAFSSGNYADAIKHFSDAISLSPTNHVLYSNRSAAHASLGNFSDALTDAQKTVDLKSDWPKGYSRLGAAYLGLHDYSEAISAYKKGLEFDPNNEALKSGLSDAQSAASRGARSSSSPFGDAFSGPEMWAKLTADPATRVFLQQPDFVKMMQDIQKNPNSLNMYLKDQRVMQALGVLLNIKMMSGNGPEDMEVQPDEPTTTTEREFKNPETKPEPKPEPVPEPEPMVEEHSEEREKKEKKVMAQKEREAGTAAYKKKEFEKAIEHYNKGIELDDEDISFLTNRAAVYLETGKYDECIKDCDKAVERGRELRSDYKMVARALTRKGTALAKIAKTSQDYDLAIEAFHKALTEHRNPDTLKKLNEAEKAKKALEQQEYFDPNVADEEREKGNEYFKEQKYPEAIKHYTEAIKRNPKDAKAYSNRAASYTKLGAMPEALKDAEKCIELDPTFVKGYTRKGAVQFFMKDHEKALETYQEGLKLEPNNQELLDGVKRCVQQINKASRGDLTPEELKERQAKGMQDPEIQNILTDPVMRQVLIDFQENPKSAQDHMKNPMVMNKIQKLVSAGIVQVK from the exons ATGGCTGACGAAGCTAAAGCTAAAGGTAACGCCGCCTTCTCATCCGGCAACTACGCCGACGCAATTAAACACTTTTCCGACGCAATCTCTCTATCACCAACCAACCATGTTCTTTACTCTAATCGATCCGCCGCACACGCCTCCCTCGGAAACTTCTCCGACGCTTTAACCGACGCCCAGAAAACCGTCGACCTAAAATCTGATTGGCCCAAGGGTTACAGTCGATTGGGCGCCGCTTATTTAGGTCTCCATGATTACTCCGAGGCAATCTCCGCTTACAAGAAGGGTCTTGAATTCGACCCGAATAACGAGGCCCTTAAATCTGGGTTGTCCGACGCTCAATCCGCGGCTTCTCGCGGCGCCCGCTCTAGTTCTTCTCCGTTTGGGGATGCTTTCTCTGGGCCAGAGATGTGGGCCAAGCTCACTGCGGATCCGGCTACCCGGGTGTTTTTGCAGCAGCCTGATTTCGTAAAGATGATGCAGGATATCCAGAAGAATCCGAATAGCTTGAATATGTACTTGAAGGATCAGAGGGTTATGCAGGCTCTTGGGGTTTTGTTGAATATTAAGATGATGAGTGGTAATGGGCCTGAAGATATGGAGGTGCAGCCCGATGAGCCCACCACTACTACGGAGAGAGAATTCAAGAACCCTGAGACCAAACCCGAACCCAAGCCAGAACCCGTACCGGAGCCCGAGCCGATGGTGGAAGAGCatagtgaggagagagagaagaaggagaagaaagTAATGGCTCAAAAGGAGAGGGAGGCTGGTACTGCAGCTTATAAAAAGAAGGAATTTGAGAAAGCCATTGAGCATTACAATAAAGGTATTGAATTGGATGATGAAGATATTTCTTTCTTGACTAACAGGGCTGCTGTATACCTTGAGACGGGCAAG TATGACGAGTGTATCAAGGACTGTGACAAAGCTGTCGAAAGAGGTAGGGAGCTTCGGTCAGACTACAAAATGGTTGCCAGGGCCTTGACCAGGAAAGGAACTGCTTTGGCAAAAATTGCAAAGACTTCACAGGATTATGACCTTGCTATTGAAGCGTTTCACAAAGCTCTGACAGAACACAGGAATCCCGACACATTAAAGAAGCTGAATGAAGCCGAAAAGGCAAAGAAAGCTCTGGAACAGCAAGAGTATTTTGATCCAAATGTAGCTGATGAAGAACGTGAAAAAG GTAacgagtacttcaaggagcagAAATATCCCGAAGCAATAAAGCATTACACAGAGGCTATCAAGAGGAACCCTAAAGATGCAAAA GCTTACAGCAACAGAGCTGCAAGTTACACCAAACTGGGGGCAATGCCAGAAGCATTGAAAGATGCTGAGAAGTGCATTGAGCTTGATCCTACCTTTGTTAAGGGGTACACTAGAAAGGGTGCTGTCCAATTCTTCATGAAGGATCATGAGAAGGCATTAGAAACTTATCAGGAAGGACTAAAACTTGAGCCTAACAACCAGGAATTGTTGGACGGTGTGAAAAG ATGTGTACAACAAATCAATAAAGCGAGCCGTGGGGATTTGACTCCTGAAGAACTCAAAGAGAGACAG GCAAAGGGAATGCAGGACCCAGAAATCCAGAACATTCTCACTGATCCTGTAATGAGACAG GTTTTGATAGACTTCCAGGAGAACCCAAAGTCTGCACAAGATCATATGAAGAATCCAATGGTGATGAATAAGATCCAGAAGCTGGTCAGTGCTGGAATTGTACAAGTTAAATGA